The following are encoded in a window of Pagrus major chromosome 14, Pma_NU_1.0 genomic DNA:
- the ntf3 gene encoding neurotrophin-3 — MSILLYVMVLVYLYGIQATNMDSSRQGQQQQQPSPDPLNSLIIQLLQADLTRGRTRGNQSQQGKSRDTEPHDPLPPLLTANFPLEEQGDAEQWGAGGRSIGSSDGVIDQQLMLLNTDLLRQHKRYNSPRVLLSDRLPLQPPPLYLADDFVSGGLDGGAAGNKTRKKRYAEHKSYRGEYSVCDSESQWVTDKTQAVDTRGDPVTVLAKIKTSATQDIKQYFYETRCRTPRPFKGGCRGIDDKNWNSQCKTTQTYVRALTQVRNSVGWRWIRIDTSCVCALSRKRHRT; from the coding sequence ATGTCCATCCTGCTGTATGTGATGGTCCTCGTGTACCTCTATGGTATCCAGGCAACCAACATGGACAGCAGTCGCCAGgggcaacagcagcagcagccaagtCCCGACCCCTTAAATTCGCTTATCATCCAGCTGCTTCAGGCCGACCTGACGAGGGGTAGGACCAGGGGGAACCAGAGCCAACAGGGGAAAAGCCGGGACACTGAACCCCATGACCCGCTGCCTCCTCTACTCACTGCAAACTTTCCTTTGGAGGAGCAGGGCGATGCGGAGCAGTGGGGGGCGGGGGGTCGCAGCATAGGGAGCAGCGATGGCGTCATTGACCAACAGTTAATGCTGTTGAACACAGACCTTCTCAGGCAGCACAAGCGGTACAACTCGCCTCGGGTGCTGCTGAGCGACCGGCTGCCACTGCAGCCGCCGCCGCTGTACCTCGCTGATGATTTTGTGAGCGGTGGACTTGATGGCGGGGCAGCAGGGAATAAGACTCGAAAGAAGCGGTACGCTGAGCACAAGAGCTATCGTGGGGAATACTCTGTGTGCGACAGCGAGAGTCAGTGGGTGACGGATAAAACCCAAGCGGTGGACACCAGGGGGGACCCTGTCACTGTTCTGGCCAAAATTAAAACCAGTGCCACGCAGGACATCAAACAGTACTTTTACGAGACACGCTGTCGGACCCCCAGGCCCTTCAAAGGTGGCTGCAGGGGCATTGATGACAAGAACTGGAACTCGCAGTGCAAGACGACACAGACGTACGTTCGAGCGCTGACGCAAGTTCGCAACTCAGTGGGCTGGAGGTGGATACGCATAGACACTTCCTGCGTCTGCGCATTGTCAAGGAAACGTCATAGGAcgtaa